One Pseudopipra pipra isolate bDixPip1 chromosome 28, bDixPip1.hap1, whole genome shotgun sequence genomic region harbors:
- the ENTPD4 gene encoding ectonucleoside triphosphate diphosphohydrolase 4 isoform X2 has product MGRLSISCLLPASWHFSLAPVGCPRLPHPSLRQLLLAGGAAVALLYCSLLLLRSRYGRARTFHRYLARVTDTEATDTANPSLNYGIVVDCGSSGSRIFVYCWPRHNGNPHDLLDIKQMRDKNRKPVVMKIKPGISEFASSPEKVSDYISPLLSFAAEHVPRAKHKETPLYILCTAGMRILPESQQKAILEDLLTDIPVQFDFLFSDSHAEVISGKQEGVYAWIGINFVLGRFEHTDDEEEAMVEVHIPGSERQESIFRKRTVGILDMGGVSTQIAYEVPKTEEVAKNLLAEFNLGCDAHQTEHVYRVYVATFLGFGGNAARQRYEDSLFASTVLKNRLLGRQTGLSSDSPVLDPCLPLDAQDEIQQNGQTLHLRGTGDFHLCRELLQPFMNKTNETQTSLNGVYQPAVPFHNSQFYGFSEFYYCTEDVLRMGGDYNAAKFTKAAKDYCATKWSVLRERFDRGLYASHADLHRLKYQCFKSAWMYEVFHSGFSFPVGYSNLKTALQVYDKEVQWTLGAILYRTRFLPLRDIQQENFRGSHSHWRSFSFVYNHYLFFACFLVVLLSILLYLLRLRRIHRRMLRNGSSPSLWIEEGLPPQKMAGPL; this is encoded by the exons ATGGGCAG GCTGAGCATCTCGTGCCTGCTGCCGGCCTCGTGGCACTTCAGCCTGGCGCCCGTGGGGTGCCCGCGGCTCCCGCACCCGTCGCTgcggcagctgctgctggcggGGGGCGCGGCCGTGGCGCTGCTCtactgctccctcctcctgctgcgcTCCCGCTACGGCCGCGCCAGGACCTTCCACAG GTATCTCGCCCGGGTGACGGACACGGAGGCCACGGACACGGCCAACCCCAGCCTCAACTATGGCATCGTGGTGGACTGTGGCAGCAGTGGCTCCAGGATCTTTGTGTACTGCTGGCCCAGGCACAATGGGAACCCCCACGACCTGCTGGACATCAAACAGATGAGGGACAAGAACAGGAAACCCGTGGTCATGAAAATCAAGCCAg GGATCTCAGAGTTTGCCAGCTCTCCTGAGAAGGTCAGTGATTACATCTCACCCCTCCTGAGCTTCGCTGCCGAGCACGTGCCCCGTGCCAAGCACAAGGAGACCCCTCTGTACATCCTGTGCACTGCAGGCATGAGGATCCTGCCCGAGAG CCAGCAAAAGGCAATACTTGAAGACCTGCTCACTGATATCCCCGTGCAGTTTGATTTCCTGTTCTCTGACTCGCATGCAGAGGTGATTTCAGGCAAGCAGGAAG GAGTCTATGCATGGATTGGCATCAACTTTGTCCTGGGAAGGTTTGAACACACAGATGATG aggaggaggcCATGGTGGAGGTTCACATCCCGGGCAGCGAGCGCCAGGAGTCCATATTCCGTAAGAGGACTGTGGGTATCCTGGACATGGGCGGAGTGTCCACCCAGATCGCGTACGAAGTCCCTAAAACT GAGGAAGTGGCCAAGAACCTCCTGGCAGAATTCAACCTGGGCTGTGATGCCCATCAGACAGAGCACGTGTACAGGGTCTACGTGGCCACATTCCTTGGCTTTGGAGGGAATGCAGCCCGGCAGAGATATGAGGACAGTCTGTTTGCCAGCACTGTGCTTAAAAACAG ACTGCTGGGCAGACAGACTGGCCTGAGCTCTGATTCCCCAGTGCTggatccctgcctgcccctggatgCTCAGGATGAGATCCAGCAGAACGGGCAGACCCTGCACCTGCGGGGGACGGGAGATTTCCACCTGTgccgggagctgctccagcccttcatGAACAAGACCAACGAGACCCAGACCTCCCTGAACGGGGTTTACCAGCCTGCTGTGCCCTTCCACAACAGCCAATTCTATGGGTTCTCCGAGTTCTACTACTGCACAGAGGATGTGCTGAGGATGGGAGGAGATTACAACGCTGCTAAATTCACTAAAGCTGCCAAG GATTATTGTGCCACTAAGTGGTCTGTCCTCCGGGAGCGCTTCGACCGTGGTCTCTACGCCTCTCACGCCGACCTGCACAGGCTGAA gtaCCAGTGCTTTAAGTCAGCCTGGATGTACGAGGTGTTCCACAGTGGCTTCTCCTTCCCTGTGGGTTACAGCAACCTGAAAACAGCCCTGCAGGTTTATGACAAGGAGGTGCAGTGGACCCTGGGGGCCATCCTGTACCGAACACGCTTCCTCCCTTTAAG AGACATCCAGCAAGAAAACTTCCGTGGCAGTCACTCCCACTGGAGGAGCTTCTCCTTCGTTTACAATCACTATCTGTTCTTTGCCTGTTTCCTGGTTGTCCTGCTCTCCATCCTGCTCTACCTGCTCCGGCTCCGGCGCATCCACAGGCGGATGCTCCGCAAcggctcctctccctccctctggaTCGAGGAAGGCCTCCCACCACAAAAGATGGCAGGGCCCTTGTGA
- the ENTPD4 gene encoding ectonucleoside triphosphate diphosphohydrolase 4 isoform X1, translated as MGRLSISCLLPASWHFSLAPVGCPRLPHPSLRQLLLAGGAAVALLYCSLLLLRSRYGRARTFHRYLARVTDTEATDTANPSLNYGIVVDCGSSGSRIFVYCWPRHNGNPHDLLDIKQMRDKNRKPVVMKIKPGISEFASSPEKVSDYISPLLSFAAEHVPRAKHKETPLYILCTAGMRILPESQQKAILEDLLTDIPVQFDFLFSDSHAEVISGKQEGVYAWIGINFVLGRFEHTDDEEEAMVEVHIPGSERQESIFRKRTVGILDMGGVSTQIAYEVPKTVSFASSQQEEVAKNLLAEFNLGCDAHQTEHVYRVYVATFLGFGGNAARQRYEDSLFASTVLKNRLLGRQTGLSSDSPVLDPCLPLDAQDEIQQNGQTLHLRGTGDFHLCRELLQPFMNKTNETQTSLNGVYQPAVPFHNSQFYGFSEFYYCTEDVLRMGGDYNAAKFTKAAKDYCATKWSVLRERFDRGLYASHADLHRLKYQCFKSAWMYEVFHSGFSFPVGYSNLKTALQVYDKEVQWTLGAILYRTRFLPLRDIQQENFRGSHSHWRSFSFVYNHYLFFACFLVVLLSILLYLLRLRRIHRRMLRNGSSPSLWIEEGLPPQKMAGPL; from the exons ATGGGCAG GCTGAGCATCTCGTGCCTGCTGCCGGCCTCGTGGCACTTCAGCCTGGCGCCCGTGGGGTGCCCGCGGCTCCCGCACCCGTCGCTgcggcagctgctgctggcggGGGGCGCGGCCGTGGCGCTGCTCtactgctccctcctcctgctgcgcTCCCGCTACGGCCGCGCCAGGACCTTCCACAG GTATCTCGCCCGGGTGACGGACACGGAGGCCACGGACACGGCCAACCCCAGCCTCAACTATGGCATCGTGGTGGACTGTGGCAGCAGTGGCTCCAGGATCTTTGTGTACTGCTGGCCCAGGCACAATGGGAACCCCCACGACCTGCTGGACATCAAACAGATGAGGGACAAGAACAGGAAACCCGTGGTCATGAAAATCAAGCCAg GGATCTCAGAGTTTGCCAGCTCTCCTGAGAAGGTCAGTGATTACATCTCACCCCTCCTGAGCTTCGCTGCCGAGCACGTGCCCCGTGCCAAGCACAAGGAGACCCCTCTGTACATCCTGTGCACTGCAGGCATGAGGATCCTGCCCGAGAG CCAGCAAAAGGCAATACTTGAAGACCTGCTCACTGATATCCCCGTGCAGTTTGATTTCCTGTTCTCTGACTCGCATGCAGAGGTGATTTCAGGCAAGCAGGAAG GAGTCTATGCATGGATTGGCATCAACTTTGTCCTGGGAAGGTTTGAACACACAGATGATG aggaggaggcCATGGTGGAGGTTCACATCCCGGGCAGCGAGCGCCAGGAGTCCATATTCCGTAAGAGGACTGTGGGTATCCTGGACATGGGCGGAGTGTCCACCCAGATCGCGTACGAAGTCCCTAAAACTGTAAGCTTTGCCTCCTCACAGCAG GAGGAAGTGGCCAAGAACCTCCTGGCAGAATTCAACCTGGGCTGTGATGCCCATCAGACAGAGCACGTGTACAGGGTCTACGTGGCCACATTCCTTGGCTTTGGAGGGAATGCAGCCCGGCAGAGATATGAGGACAGTCTGTTTGCCAGCACTGTGCTTAAAAACAG ACTGCTGGGCAGACAGACTGGCCTGAGCTCTGATTCCCCAGTGCTggatccctgcctgcccctggatgCTCAGGATGAGATCCAGCAGAACGGGCAGACCCTGCACCTGCGGGGGACGGGAGATTTCCACCTGTgccgggagctgctccagcccttcatGAACAAGACCAACGAGACCCAGACCTCCCTGAACGGGGTTTACCAGCCTGCTGTGCCCTTCCACAACAGCCAATTCTATGGGTTCTCCGAGTTCTACTACTGCACAGAGGATGTGCTGAGGATGGGAGGAGATTACAACGCTGCTAAATTCACTAAAGCTGCCAAG GATTATTGTGCCACTAAGTGGTCTGTCCTCCGGGAGCGCTTCGACCGTGGTCTCTACGCCTCTCACGCCGACCTGCACAGGCTGAA gtaCCAGTGCTTTAAGTCAGCCTGGATGTACGAGGTGTTCCACAGTGGCTTCTCCTTCCCTGTGGGTTACAGCAACCTGAAAACAGCCCTGCAGGTTTATGACAAGGAGGTGCAGTGGACCCTGGGGGCCATCCTGTACCGAACACGCTTCCTCCCTTTAAG AGACATCCAGCAAGAAAACTTCCGTGGCAGTCACTCCCACTGGAGGAGCTTCTCCTTCGTTTACAATCACTATCTGTTCTTTGCCTGTTTCCTGGTTGTCCTGCTCTCCATCCTGCTCTACCTGCTCCGGCTCCGGCGCATCCACAGGCGGATGCTCCGCAAcggctcctctccctccctctggaTCGAGGAAGGCCTCCCACCACAAAAGATGGCAGGGCCCTTGTGA
- the ENTPD4 gene encoding ectonucleoside triphosphate diphosphohydrolase 4 isoform X3 encodes MGRYLARVTDTEATDTANPSLNYGIVVDCGSSGSRIFVYCWPRHNGNPHDLLDIKQMRDKNRKPVVMKIKPGISEFASSPEKVSDYISPLLSFAAEHVPRAKHKETPLYILCTAGMRILPESQQKAILEDLLTDIPVQFDFLFSDSHAEVISGKQEGVYAWIGINFVLGRFEHTDDEEEAMVEVHIPGSERQESIFRKRTVGILDMGGVSTQIAYEVPKTVSFASSQQEEVAKNLLAEFNLGCDAHQTEHVYRVYVATFLGFGGNAARQRYEDSLFASTVLKNRLLGRQTGLSSDSPVLDPCLPLDAQDEIQQNGQTLHLRGTGDFHLCRELLQPFMNKTNETQTSLNGVYQPAVPFHNSQFYGFSEFYYCTEDVLRMGGDYNAAKFTKAAKDYCATKWSVLRERFDRGLYASHADLHRLKYQCFKSAWMYEVFHSGFSFPVGYSNLKTALQVYDKEVQWTLGAILYRTRFLPLRDIQQENFRGSHSHWRSFSFVYNHYLFFACFLVVLLSILLYLLRLRRIHRRMLRNGSSPSLWIEEGLPPQKMAGPL; translated from the exons ATGGGCAG GTATCTCGCCCGGGTGACGGACACGGAGGCCACGGACACGGCCAACCCCAGCCTCAACTATGGCATCGTGGTGGACTGTGGCAGCAGTGGCTCCAGGATCTTTGTGTACTGCTGGCCCAGGCACAATGGGAACCCCCACGACCTGCTGGACATCAAACAGATGAGGGACAAGAACAGGAAACCCGTGGTCATGAAAATCAAGCCAg GGATCTCAGAGTTTGCCAGCTCTCCTGAGAAGGTCAGTGATTACATCTCACCCCTCCTGAGCTTCGCTGCCGAGCACGTGCCCCGTGCCAAGCACAAGGAGACCCCTCTGTACATCCTGTGCACTGCAGGCATGAGGATCCTGCCCGAGAG CCAGCAAAAGGCAATACTTGAAGACCTGCTCACTGATATCCCCGTGCAGTTTGATTTCCTGTTCTCTGACTCGCATGCAGAGGTGATTTCAGGCAAGCAGGAAG GAGTCTATGCATGGATTGGCATCAACTTTGTCCTGGGAAGGTTTGAACACACAGATGATG aggaggaggcCATGGTGGAGGTTCACATCCCGGGCAGCGAGCGCCAGGAGTCCATATTCCGTAAGAGGACTGTGGGTATCCTGGACATGGGCGGAGTGTCCACCCAGATCGCGTACGAAGTCCCTAAAACTGTAAGCTTTGCCTCCTCACAGCAG GAGGAAGTGGCCAAGAACCTCCTGGCAGAATTCAACCTGGGCTGTGATGCCCATCAGACAGAGCACGTGTACAGGGTCTACGTGGCCACATTCCTTGGCTTTGGAGGGAATGCAGCCCGGCAGAGATATGAGGACAGTCTGTTTGCCAGCACTGTGCTTAAAAACAG ACTGCTGGGCAGACAGACTGGCCTGAGCTCTGATTCCCCAGTGCTggatccctgcctgcccctggatgCTCAGGATGAGATCCAGCAGAACGGGCAGACCCTGCACCTGCGGGGGACGGGAGATTTCCACCTGTgccgggagctgctccagcccttcatGAACAAGACCAACGAGACCCAGACCTCCCTGAACGGGGTTTACCAGCCTGCTGTGCCCTTCCACAACAGCCAATTCTATGGGTTCTCCGAGTTCTACTACTGCACAGAGGATGTGCTGAGGATGGGAGGAGATTACAACGCTGCTAAATTCACTAAAGCTGCCAAG GATTATTGTGCCACTAAGTGGTCTGTCCTCCGGGAGCGCTTCGACCGTGGTCTCTACGCCTCTCACGCCGACCTGCACAGGCTGAA gtaCCAGTGCTTTAAGTCAGCCTGGATGTACGAGGTGTTCCACAGTGGCTTCTCCTTCCCTGTGGGTTACAGCAACCTGAAAACAGCCCTGCAGGTTTATGACAAGGAGGTGCAGTGGACCCTGGGGGCCATCCTGTACCGAACACGCTTCCTCCCTTTAAG AGACATCCAGCAAGAAAACTTCCGTGGCAGTCACTCCCACTGGAGGAGCTTCTCCTTCGTTTACAATCACTATCTGTTCTTTGCCTGTTTCCTGGTTGTCCTGCTCTCCATCCTGCTCTACCTGCTCCGGCTCCGGCGCATCCACAGGCGGATGCTCCGCAAcggctcctctccctccctctggaTCGAGGAAGGCCTCCCACCACAAAAGATGGCAGGGCCCTTGTGA
- the SLC25A37 gene encoding mitoferrin-1 isoform X1: MELSCAPAAPPGPGPPPGPAVAEGDEYESLPSGAALGTHMVAGAVAGIMEHTVMYPVDSVKTRMQSLQPDPKAQYRSVYEALKKIVLTEGLWRPLRGINVTMLGAGPAHAMYFACYEKMKKSLSDTLQQGGNSHLANGIAGSVATLLHDAVMNPAEVVKQRMQMFNSPYKSVLSCVRTVQRTEGFGAFYRSYTTQLTMNVPFQAIHFITYEFLQEHINPRREYNPRSHIVAGAVAGAVAAAATTPLDVCKTLLNTQENTALSSLNISGHLSGMLNAFRTVYQLGGLPGFFRGVQARVIYQMPSTAIAWSVYEFFKYFLTKHKLEKRTSL, encoded by the exons ATGGAGCTGAGCTGCGCCCCCGCAGcgcccccggggccggggccgccccccggccccgccgtggCGGAGGGGGACGAGTATGAGAGCCTGCCCAGCGGCGCCGCGCTCGGCACGCACATGGTGGCCGGGGCGGTGGCGGGAATCATGGAGCACACGGTCATGTACCCCGTGGACTCGGTCAAG ACAAGGATGCAGAGCTTGCAGCCGGACCCCAAAGCCCAGTACAGGAGCGTGTACGAAGCTCTGAAGAAGATTGTCCTCACTGAGGGGCTCTGGAGGCCTTTACGTGGGATTAATGTCACCATGCTgggggctggccctgcccatgCCATGTACTTTGCCTGctatgagaaaatgaaaaagtccCTCAGTGACACTCTCCAGCAGGGAGGAAACAGCCACCTGGCCAATG GGATCGCCGGGAGCGTGGCCACGCTGCTCCACGACGCCGTGATGAATCCCGCCGAAG tggtGAAGCAGCGGATGCAGATGTTCAACTCGCCCTACAAGTCGGTGCTGTCCTGCGTGAGGACCGTGCAGAGGACCGAGGGCTTCGGGGCCTTCTACCGCAGCTACACCACCCAGCTGACCATGAACGTGCCCTTCCAGGCCATCCACTTCATCACCTACGAGTTCCTGCAGGAGCACATCAACCCCCGCCGCGAGTACAACCCGCGCTCCCACATCGTGGCGGGGGCCGTGGCGGGCGCCgtggccgccgccgccaccaCCCCGCTGGACGTCTGCAAGACCCTCCTGAACACGCAGGAGAACACGGCCCTGAGCTCCCTCAACATCAGCGGGCACCTCTCGGGCATGCTGAACGCCTTCAGGACCGTCTAccagctgggggggctgccTGGCTTCTTCAGGGGGGTCCAAGCCCGGGTCATCTACCAGATGCCCTCGACGGCCATCGCGTGGTCGGTGTACGAGTTCTTCAAGTACTTCCTCACAAAGCACAAGCTGGAGAAAAGAACATCCTTGTGA
- the SLC25A37 gene encoding mitoferrin-1 isoform X2, whose translation MELSCAPAAPPGPGPPPGPAVAEGDEYESLPSGAALGTHMVAGAVAGIMEHTVMYPVDSVKTRMQSLQPDPKAQYRSVYEALKKIVLTEGLWRPLRGINVTMLGAGPAHAMYFACYEKMKKSLSDTLQQGGNSHLANVVKQRMQMFNSPYKSVLSCVRTVQRTEGFGAFYRSYTTQLTMNVPFQAIHFITYEFLQEHINPRREYNPRSHIVAGAVAGAVAAAATTPLDVCKTLLNTQENTALSSLNISGHLSGMLNAFRTVYQLGGLPGFFRGVQARVIYQMPSTAIAWSVYEFFKYFLTKHKLEKRTSL comes from the exons ATGGAGCTGAGCTGCGCCCCCGCAGcgcccccggggccggggccgccccccggccccgccgtggCGGAGGGGGACGAGTATGAGAGCCTGCCCAGCGGCGCCGCGCTCGGCACGCACATGGTGGCCGGGGCGGTGGCGGGAATCATGGAGCACACGGTCATGTACCCCGTGGACTCGGTCAAG ACAAGGATGCAGAGCTTGCAGCCGGACCCCAAAGCCCAGTACAGGAGCGTGTACGAAGCTCTGAAGAAGATTGTCCTCACTGAGGGGCTCTGGAGGCCTTTACGTGGGATTAATGTCACCATGCTgggggctggccctgcccatgCCATGTACTTTGCCTGctatgagaaaatgaaaaagtccCTCAGTGACACTCTCCAGCAGGGAGGAAACAGCCACCTGGCCAATG tggtGAAGCAGCGGATGCAGATGTTCAACTCGCCCTACAAGTCGGTGCTGTCCTGCGTGAGGACCGTGCAGAGGACCGAGGGCTTCGGGGCCTTCTACCGCAGCTACACCACCCAGCTGACCATGAACGTGCCCTTCCAGGCCATCCACTTCATCACCTACGAGTTCCTGCAGGAGCACATCAACCCCCGCCGCGAGTACAACCCGCGCTCCCACATCGTGGCGGGGGCCGTGGCGGGCGCCgtggccgccgccgccaccaCCCCGCTGGACGTCTGCAAGACCCTCCTGAACACGCAGGAGAACACGGCCCTGAGCTCCCTCAACATCAGCGGGCACCTCTCGGGCATGCTGAACGCCTTCAGGACCGTCTAccagctgggggggctgccTGGCTTCTTCAGGGGGGTCCAAGCCCGGGTCATCTACCAGATGCCCTCGACGGCCATCGCGTGGTCGGTGTACGAGTTCTTCAAGTACTTCCTCACAAAGCACAAGCTGGAGAAAAGAACATCCTTGTGA